ATTTCAAGGTACTGCCTTTTGGGGCCCCTTAATTTTTAAAGAAAGAAATAGGGAGATTATCACATATTTGTGTGTTTTAGTATTACATGATGATTATATTCTGTACATGATAATCTATTACCTTCAATGTATGGGAGCAACTTTACATGGCAAACAACTTGCTACTCTATGACAGGTGCACCTGGGTACATAACTACTAGTCTGCTGAATGGTATGTCTTTTGTCGAAGGATGGGAGTCAAGATTCTTTATTTCCAAGTGGAGTATGCAGCAATTGGTATGTTTTGGTAGCCATACATTGATCCTGTCCTCAAATATGTTCATGCAGATGACATTACTTTTGTCTTACAAACAAAGACTGaaactgtttcttttttttgcttcaGTTGCTCGAATGCCCATCAATTTACGAATTGTTGGCTAACTCGACCTTCCAATGGGAAGATACTCCATATCTGCAGATCTGGAGACAGAAATTGGATACTAATGGCAAGAAAAGTGCCATGTTAGAGTCATATGAGCCAGATGAAGCAATAAAAATGATTAGAGAAGCTCTTTCCAAGCATGAGGCAAGTcattttatttatacatttacATTGCAATATAATTTACCCAATATAATAAGCtgttttcgaaaaaaaaatgatgttggTATATTGCAGATCATTTCTGATGGTATGCACATTCCATTGCCCCTTGATATGGATATATTGAGATGGGCAAAAGAGACACAGGATGTTTTGTGCAATGCAAAGCTTCCAAAATCAGTGAAGTTCTACAATATTTACGGAACTGATTATGACACTGCCCATACCGTTCGGTAATTTTCCTATCTGGACACCTGTAATTTTAGTTTATCTTTTGCTTCCAGACCAATCAGAATCTGGCATTGGTTCAACTTAATTAGATGGGCTCATGAATTTATGTACATAAATGGCTCAATAGATAGGAACAAATGAGAACTTCATGCTTACATCATGTTAGTAGTGCTTAACTCAAGTTCAAAATTGCTTGTTGCAATGCAATTGAGTGCTTCTCTCTCTATCCATTGTGCAAAGTAGGATATGGTTGTAAAGATGTGTTTCCATTTAAATGCAGCAAGGAACTATGCAGTCAAGTTAAACTAAAGATTTTTATGTTGATAGAAATATCCCCCAAAGGCATGATAACACCATCTCTGCATGGTGTTTACTACATAACTAAAAGTTTAGTACTGTATGTGTCAAGTTACTAATACCCACATCTTTCGCAGCTACGGGAGTGAACACCATCCAATTTCAAATCTCAGTGACCTCTTGTATACTCAGGTTAGTTCAATTGGTAAATGCTACTATGAATACCAATTTTGTGGCTCTGTGGAGTACAAAATAATCCCACTGGTTTTGTGCGTTAACTATGTTTTACTTCATTCAGGGCAACTACATCTGTGTTGATGGTGATGGATCTGTCCCTGTAGAATCAGCAAAGGTATGATATTATTAGTGTTTTGGTTGAAAATttctttcaaaaagaaaaaatgaatcAGGAGAAAAGTTTACATTGAGAAAATTGAGAACCATCAACGACTTTGCAGGCAGATGGCCTCGATGCAGTGGCAAGAGTTGGGGTTGCTGCAGACCACCGAGGAATCGTCTGTGATCGTCACGTGTTCCGGATAATTCAGCACTGGCTCCATGCCGGTGAGCCTGACCCATTCTACGATCCCCTCAACGACTACGTCATACTCCCAACAGCCTTCGAGATCGAGAAGTACCACGAGAAACACGGGGATATCACATCGGTTAGAGAGGACTGGGAGATCATCTCCCATCGCGATGACGAAAGCAAGAGGCCAGCCGAGCTTCCTCCTATGTTCAACACGCTATCGGCGTCCCGCGAGGGTGAAGACGGCTCGCTGGAAGAGGCGCAGGCGACGATCTTTGTTCATCCAGAGAGCAAAGGGAGGCAGCATGTGGAAGTTAGGGCAGTTGGAGTCACCCATGACGGCTAGTCAAGCCAGTCATACGAAAACACACGGTTGTCAACTAGCTAGTCTGCACACTCCAAAGCAAAGTGGACAATGTAAATATAAGACGTCCCTAGCTATGAACTACGTGTAATTTTGCTGCCTTGTAAATACCAGAACTGAAAATATACTGCCACTGGATGATGATACGAATAGaaaggagaaagaaaaggaTGAACTTGATATGTTAAAATTGTATCAGGTGCTTGAAATGTTGTTACTGGAAACTGATCATCCTGACTCGGTTGATCAAGCGATGAGACCTCCGAGTTATCATTGTCTTATGCATCTTTCTAGTCCTTGTTTAATTCATCTTAAGCTTGTTGGCTATGTCAAATCTTTGTTTGGGCATTGCAGTTTCTTGCTGCGCTCGTCATCTCTTAAGCAAAAAGGTCAAATTTGTTGCAAATAGTCTGCAGTACTTCGCCGTTTTTTCCAATGGACAGGAATGTGTCCTGATATTTGGCATCCTTGTCCGTGCCGTGCATTGATTTTTGAGGTTGCAATTTTCATTGACAAACATACAGTAGAATTAATCCAATCAATAAAAATTAGTGTGATTCATAATCATTAATCCGATCAATAAAATTTAGGGTGATTCGTATAGTACTAAAATCGAAATCATTGATAAACAGAAGTGTCCCAGATTACGATGAATGATACAAAATGGATCCACTTTTGAATTTGACAACACATGAAATCCAAATGATCCAAGAACAGTAACTACATAATACTAGATGCACACATCTCACCACATACTTAAAAAATCTCGATCATGACACAGCACAAATGATGTGAAAAGACGATCACAAGCTGCTCTATAAGTAGAGTATCACATCATCCTTGATGCCATCTTCTCATCAGAAGCACATGTcgagcaggcagcagcagcagagagcAGCACAACtgcaaaaaaaatcacatcgacAGAGACAGAAGCTTTAGAGGCAAGAACACTCACAATTATCCTGATAAAAAATGGATCGATGTTTTGATCTTCTCTTTTGGTGTGTGGTTTCTTTCTTAATTACCATCCTTTCAAGAAGCCGTCGCCGCGGCTCTGCGagtcctgcggcggcggcggcggctgctgctgctgataccCGCCGTAGTCGGCGGCgactggcggcggcgcgccgtacGCCGGCGGTGGGTACCCCGTCCCCGGTGGCGGGTACGCTGCAACAGTAGATAATCACACATGCATCAGCTGATGAATTTGTCCATCAAAACgaactcagaaaaaaaaaataaaaaatgtcgGGATGCATGTATTTTCTCCTAATCTTAATAAAATTTGGTCGCGTTTCTTCCCgaccaggcaaaaaaaaaaagaaacaaagaaaaaaaaaggagacctGACACACAACTCTCACAATTATTTTCTCTGTGCTAAATCACAAACCAGGGAGTTCTCCAATCAGATCAAGAAACCAAGAGATTTCAATACCTGCAGTGCCGGGAGGAGGACCTTGGTAGCTCATGATCACTACTACTCAATAGTAGTAAATCCTCCAAAGAGCAAGAAGAGATGCAAACCAAGAACAAGAATGCAAGATAATGGAGATGAGAAATCCAAGCTCTCCTCAGTTTATTTAACGCTGGACTCTCTATCTCCTAGCTATATATACTCCTACATATATAGTGCTACTAAACTTTATTTATTTCCTTAGCCgcgttaataattaattaatgacaagaagaaaaagaacgCCGAATGGCTGCTGCTTATCCCACTCTTCTGAAAAACGCGTTGTTTTACGTCGTTTACGCTACATTTATTTAGACGTACGGCATCGGGTTCTCCATCTCTTCTACAtgcctttttcatttttcaaattGAAAAATATTGAAAAGGCGTCGTTTTTAGATTGTTTGAACATGCACTATGTGTCTATATGTACTGCCTTTTCAGTTTTCAAATGTTGATCAGAGATGGCGGGGAACTGAAGAAGGCTCGTTTGTCAATTTGACAGAATCTTCTTCTAAGCAATGCAGGGATAAGCTAGCTAACTTAACCTCTAAGCTTTCCATTATTCCAAAATAGTCATGCAATGAGGAGTAGTTCGTTCGATTCCCACTGCTCTAGCTGGTTTAGGGCCTGGGAATAGCAGGTTCGTCAGCTTGCATTTGGATGATTATGGTTGAGAAAGAGTCTGCTTCGAGTTCATCACCATTTCGAACTGCTCCACTACGATCAGGTTAATTCCACAGTTGAGCGAACGTCCAAACGAATCGTGTTCTATCGGTTAGGTGAAGATTTTGATCGAAATATTGTCTTTTATGTGCTATTTTTGCATAGAAAATCCTTTTGGCATGCAGCTATAGCGCCAATAAATTCTTGCTGCAGGTTTCCTTCAGCTTTGTCCTTTTTCTTTCCTGGTCAAAGTTGGTTGCCTGTGAACCGTGTCGTTGGTGTTCATAATCTTCAGTAGTGCTTCACCAACCATAGTCCAATAGGCAATTTTGGGCGATATTTTGGTAAGCTGAAAGATATTTTAAATTGAGCTAGAACGATTTTGGGCGCATTGAGAAaacaaaaggatttttttttcaaactggttgatatatttgtgcaactactatatttatttcaaaatatagtaacctaGAGCCAGATAAAATTCATctattactacgaatctggacactgAAAAATCATTTTGGCATGTGGCCATTAGCCAATAATTCTGGCTGGTTTCCTTCAGTGTGTCCGGGGTCCCTCTTCTTTCCTGGTCAAAGTTGATAGCTTGTGCATGTCAATATCGTTTTGGTATTCGTAAGCTTTAGTGCTACTTCACCAACAAATAACCCTAGGCCAGCTGATATCAGATTAAAAGACATATAGTACACCTTTTAGTTGAGCTTGAAAGATAATTTTGGTGCGTAGCTAGAGAAAATAAGGGcgctttgatttgtaggaaaaatataagaattttggaggatttcaatcctatgaaaaaaaatccattgaaggcctttgaaacaaaggattgaatcctatccaatcctttaaaattcctatggaatgggtaatcctatgcacattttggaggaaaattagtaagaggtctaacctcttggaacatttcctctaagtctatctctctcatctgattcctgcgttttttcctgtggtccaatcaaacggtcattcctgtgtttttcttgtgtttttcaatcctttgttttacaattatattcctgtcagaatgtgtttttcctattcctctgttttttcattcctacgatttaAAGGAGCCCTAAAAGGGAGAAGAAATtttacctgaaaaaaaaaacactcgtGGCTTCAGTTTGCAGGCATCCAGCTATCGATCCAGATTGTCtcatctttcttttcttttcatttttatataaaatcctttttgagaAGAAGATCGCCCTTCTTTGATCTTGAATTCCTGACTGCTAATGCACAATATACATGAGTGTGTAGTAGTGGCGGTGTACTACgtatgttttttaatagatgatctAGTGATCTTTTAAGAAAACGTTAGAtcatttatctcattaaaaaataatataaatatactaaaatataagtcatatttcaagtttctttaataataaaataaataacatttaTGACAAACGATCAAACGCCGTGCAAGTCAACAACGTCATCTATTAATATAAGTCTGGATGGGCCCAAATCGTTTTTAATGGGTGAGCCCAAAAGTTTGAGGATGAATGTCATACCATCAAGCTAAATGGGCCAgaatttactttaaaaaaaggaataagtttatctaaggtcccttaacttgtcgacgaatccgattttcgtcattcaactgcaaaaccagatacagcGGGTCCAtcaactgtcaaaaccagtgcagtAGAGGTCCCTTAGCGATTTAGACAGTgattttggctgacgtggcgcctacttGGCTAATTTGAtttggtcttcatctgacgtgacAATGACGtgtcgcttacgtggcaatttgatccagaaaaataataaacctcgtgggacccacatgtcagtgccacatacaaattaataaaaaatttagtggggcccacatgttattCTCagcccccttcttcctcctctctccccatctccctcactttcaactctctctcccctctcctctctcgcgaCGGAGAGACagcggctcgcggcggcggaggcaaggCTCTGGCGGCTGTGGGCGGAAGAGCCGCACCACGTCGGGGAGTCCAGGCACGAGGAACGGCTCGTCGTCCGACGCGACGCAGTCCTGTGGGGCGTGGAGCAGCAGTGCTCGCTGCACCGAGAGCGCGAAGCACCCCATCCCCGTGAACGCGTACCGCGGGATGCGGAGCCCAGCCGCCGCGGTGGCAGCCCACGGGAGGACGCCGTCGAACACCACGGCGTTGGCAGGTCTATGCCGCAGCGGTGAAGAGCGGCGcgaggaggtcgacggcgacggcgaagggccCCGCGAGCCAACCAATCTGCTGTTCACTGCGATTTCATCTAAACAACAAAATGCATCAAATGTACAACACTCCCAGCTCACCCTCTCCACCAACTGCTGTTGCGGTTTTCCCAGCAAGTACGTCGTTATGGCCTGAGAGCCAAAGGCCATCAAAACCGACACACTCTGTGCTGCAGCCACTAGCAAACCAAATGCAACCACGGCATCATCAGTAACCAAAGGTTATCCATTAGTTTCATCAGGCATTCACCAATGTCGACTAAACAAGAAACAAGAACAGCAAAATCAGATGTATCATTACAGTTGTTCGTCTTCAGATCTTTGGTCGCAGCGCGGCCGGTCGGAGGGGCCGGCCTGGCGTGGAAGATGTCGACGAAGGAGGGGCTGGGGttcgaggaggcggtggcggaggtcgCGCCGGATGAGGGCTGGGGGTTGCGGAAGAGGTAGAGGCTGCGGCGAACATCGTCGAGTGGCGGTGAGACGGGGATGCgacgcggcggggaggagggaggggtggGCCTGAGGTGGCCGTGGCTTTCGGCGAAGGGGGAGGAGAGCTTGGTGGTGCGCTGATCGGCGGATGCGGGGTCAGACGTCGGAGCCGGGAATTTACCCTCGCCGGAggaggccgccaccgccgacgccccGCCGGAGAGGGCGTGGCCGTCGTGAGGGCTCCGCCCGGAGCCCCTCTGCTCCGCCCCGCCACCGCCCCTCCTCACCCGTGCCACCGTCGCAGTAGatgagaagggagagagaattGAAGAGAGGGAAAATGgcttgtggggcccacatggccccaccaattttttttattaatttgtgtgtgGCACTGGCCTGTGGGTCCCATgaggtttattatttttctggaaCAAATTGCCACATAAGCGAAACGTCATTGCCACATCAGCTGAAAaccaagtcaaattagccatgcaggcgccacgtcagacaaaaccgCTGTCCAAACCGCTAATGGACCTcttctgcactggttttgacagttgagggacccactatatctggttttgcggttgaaggatgaaaatcggattcatcaacaagttaagggaccacagatgaacttattccttaaaaAAAGAGATATACATGGGCTGGAATTTGGACCCGTAAAACGAGGCCTATTTTGGCcgtggaaggaaaaaaaaagggagaagtccattttacaccctcgaACTCTTATGCTTGTCCAAAATACACCCCCGaactacaaaaccgggtataatgcATCAtcgaactttcaataccgggcACTTAACCCCCACGGGATGTTTTTACCGTGGTTTTTGACACGTCGGATCCACGTCAACCCTCGTCACGTCAGCCCACAAAATAATATGGGCCAAGCCCAtattgtctctctctctccttgctCTATTGTGCTTCTCTCCCTCCTGactgtcggcggcggtggcggtgttgAGCTGTGAGGGCGGCGGCTGCTACAGCGGCGTGAAGCGGCtacgagggcggtggcggcggcggtgtggagcTGCTGCGAGGGCTATGGCTGCGGCATCGGCATGGAGctgcggcgagggcggcggcgtggagcggctgcgagcgcggcggctgcggcggcagcgtggAGCTGTTGCGAGGGCGGCAGCGCTACCAAGGTTGCGGAGGCAGTCGCCAGCGGAAGCCTTTGCGTGCAGTCACCGACGAGGAGAGCAGCAACGGCGGTGGAGCTTGCTGCCCCGCGCAGAAGGGCGGACCTCGCCGGAGCCACACGCGTCCCCAAGCCTCATCGCCTCCGCCGAACTCTATGTCCCCAAGCAGCTCTAGCTCCACCGGCGAGCTCGATTTTATGGAGAAGATAGAGCTCCTGGAGGCGGCAGGAGAGACGGACCTTGAGCTCAGGCTCGCCGGCGGTCCGCGCGGAAGGGAAGACTAGATATGTGCTTGAGCTTCGTCACCGCAATGAGTCCCCTGCTCCACGAGCTCAAGAATGCCATTGCTGCTTCTCTACTgctcggggaggaagaaggatagagagagaaagtgaagaggagatgagggaagaagaagaggtggtcttcatttttatttttatttgatgACTAGGCTTccacatcaatgccacgtaGGCGAAAAACCAGTTGAAAAACCATTCGAGGGTGTAAAGTGAATGGTATTGAAAGTTCGAGGGTGTATTATACTCGGTTTTGTAGTTTGGGGGTGTAATTTGTACCAGCATAAGAGTtcgagggtgtaaaatggacttatcccaaaaaaaaaaaaaatctcttctcgtcgtcctcttctcCAACCACGCGCTCACGCCGCCAGCCGGCCACCGCTTATCCCCTTCTCCAGCCGAGCGCGCCGTCTctctcctcgccgcgccgccgcgctctcgtcgtcgccgccggtggcttcCGGACCTTCCTGGGTGGGTGAGGAgatcccccacctcctccgccgccgctcatcctgctgcttccgccgcatccgttacgcacatcctctttcccatctctctctctctctctctctttaccCACGCATTTTTCTTCTCGAAtttgcgttaaccctagcttctgttctagaaatttgccttaACCTTAATACTAATAACAGTTTGATGGCTCCCAAAAAGGTTTGGGGGTTCAACTGAGCAGATTCTGTTCTTGTTTTGGcgtgtatgcatgcatgtgcgGCGTTTTTACCAGTTTTCAATCTCTGAAATGGATATGTGACCTTTATTTCTTCTGAAAACAGATAGCTAAAACTGTCCGTACGCATTGTCCGTGAGGGTAATAGATGATTTGCTAGTTTGGTGAACAGGAATTTGCAGTGATTTTTTTCATGGAGATACTTCACAATAACGGTATGTTCATTATTGTTTCAAATAGCCTTGCTTTCTTTGTAGTTTCATTTGTATAGCTGGTTTCTTATATTCAACTTTGGATCCTTAATTCAGGTTTTTGCGTTAGCTTGATAGACATCAACAGAATCAGAATGAACAAGTTAGTGAAGGTACTGATTCTATTCTATATTTAAAGTTAATTTTCTTTCAGTTACAACAGGGTGGTACTTTGGCTTGAAAACAATTATGAAATCATGTGTAGGTTAGCCATATTAAGTTCTTGAGTATCCTCCACTTTGTAAAGGAAGTTACTGATCCTACTAATTGGTAACCATCAGAAGTGCAGTTATAACCTGTAGCATAACATGTAGGATTGTGTAATTTCCAAAAAATGGCATATTCTTAAAAATCATGAAAATGTTAGATATCTCATTATTGATATGTCTGCTGAAGAATCAAGGATCTTGATTGACCTAATGAAATGGTAGCATCAGTTAACACATGCTTTATTTTAACTTGAAAGCTCTTTGTCCTGCATCCACCCAAATATGAAGATAAATGATGCATCCTTGTCATTTTCCATTGCTGATGTCTCAGGCAGTTGGGCCTGTTATTATTGTTCCCCTTCAGCCTGCACATTATTGTTAACTGTTTTATTAGCAGATAATCTCACAGAACTAATTGAAACTATGTTCAAGAAGCTAGTATTCTCATAAACAATCCTATTACTATGGTGGCACTCAATACTGAATATCACATAATGGAGAAATTCCTAGCAGTTGTTCATTATTCTTTCTTGTTTGCAGTAAATCACTGTTGCAATGGAAAATGTTTAAGCGTATTCTCTTTGTTCAAATGCTGTGATCAGTTATAAATTCATCCTTTATTTTCTTGTCTCAGGTAGGATCCCGTCCTCGTCAAATTGCTTGGGGAATGTCAAGAATATGCTGTGAGCAGTCTCCTGGTACTTCCAGCAAGAGATATGAGAGGTATCAAAGACAACCACAGAATGTTGATCTCCCAGAATTGCTcccaaagaagaaaaagaagccaTTTCCTGTTCCAATTAAGAAGATGTTGCAAGCTTCTCGACAAGATAAAAGGCTTGCGCGAATGCGAATAGAGAAGCCTCTTGAGCCCCCAAAGAATGGTTTGCTTGTTCCAGAGCTTATTCCTGTAGCTTATGAGGTCCTTGATAACTGGAAGGTGCTCATCAGAGGTCTCTCTCAACTGTTGAATGTTGGTACAGTTTATGGTTGCAGGTAACTAAGGAATGCTAGCCTGTTCCATCAGTTGTTTACATGTGCAATGATATTTGTATTTTCTTGTACATAGGCATGCTTTAATATCCCTGTATGATGGTATATTTTGCCAAGTATCCTGAACTTATGTCATCTGGCTGGTGGTTTGTAGAAAATGCCCCCAAGTCCATGTTGGTCCAGTTGGCCACCAGATCCAAGATTGCTATGGAACAGGAAGCCAACGTCGGAATAGCCATCACTCTTGGGTCAGAGGATCCGTCAACGATGTTCTCATCCCGATTGAATCTTATCATCAATTTGACCCATTTGGGTGGAGAGTCAAGCATGAAACCAGGTTTGACTATGACAGGATTCCAGCCATCGTTGAGCTATGCATTCAAGCTGGTGTTGAGTTGCCACAATACCCCTCAAGGCGACGAACTGCTCCTGTCCGGATGATAGGCAAGAAAGTGATCGACCGTGGTGGGTTTGTTGACGGGCCTAAGCCACACCGTTCAGAAGACTGCATATCTCTGCTTGCTGAACTTGACACATTCAGCAACCAGCAAGGCCAGTCATCGACGCCATCAAATGTGGAAGAGCTCGCGGAGAAAACACTGAAAGCATACTTAAATGTCCAGCGAGGTGTTGCACGGTTGATGAGGAAATACACAGTAAAAACATGCGGGTATTGCTCTGAGGTTCACGTTGGTCCATGGGGCCACAATGTGAAGCTCTGTGGGGCTTTCAAGCACCAGTGGAGGGACGGCAAGCATGGATGGCAGGATGCAGTGGTGGACGATGTCATCCCGCCAAATTATGTGTGGCATGTCCGTGACCCCACTGGCCCTCCTCTCAGATCCTCTCTAAGGAGTTTCTACG
This window of the Oryza sativa Japonica Group chromosome 4, ASM3414082v1 genome carries:
- the LOC136356239 gene encoding uncharacterized protein; this encodes MRLGDACGSGEPFSLSSILSPFSSTATVARVRRGGGGAEQRGSGRSPHDGHALSGGASAVAASSGEGKFPAPTSDPASADQRTTKLSSPFAESHGHLRPTPPSSPPRRIPVSPPLDDVRRSLYLFRNPQPSSGATSATASSNPSPSFVDIFHARPAPPTGRAATKDLKTNNLAAAQSVSVLMAFGSQAITTYLLGKPQQQLVERVSWECCTFDAFCCLDEIAVNSRLVGSRGPSPSPSTSSRRSSPLRHRPANAVVFDGVLPWAATAAAGLRIPRYAFTGMGCFALSVQRALLLHAPQDCVASDDEPFLVPGLPDVVRLFRPQPPEPCLRRREPLSLRRERGEGRES
- the LOC4336989 gene encoding APO protein 1, chloroplastic isoform X2, with product MSRICCEQSPGTSSKRYERYQRQPQNVDLPELLPKKKKKPFPVPIKKMLQASRQDKRLARMRIEKPLEPPKNGLLVPELIPVAYEVLDNWKVLIRGLSQLLNVGTVYGCRKCPQVHVGPVGHQIQDCYGTGSQRRNSHHSWVRGSVNDVLIPIESYHQFDPFGWRVKHETRFDYDRIPAIVELCIQAGVELPQYPSRRRTAPVRMIGKKVIDRGGFVDGPKPHRSEDCISLLAELDTFSNQQGQSSTPSNVEELAEKTLKAYLNVQRGVARLMRKYTVKTCGYCSEVHVGPWGHNVKLCGAFKHQWRDGKHGWQDAVVDDVIPPNYVWHVRDPTGPPLRSSLRSFYGKAPAVVELCVQAGAEIPEEYRPMMRADVVIPDSEEARLAA
- the LOC4336989 gene encoding APO protein 1, chloroplastic isoform X1; the protein is MEILHNNGFCVSLIDINRIRMNKLVKVGSRPRQIAWGMSRICCEQSPGTSSKRYERYQRQPQNVDLPELLPKKKKKPFPVPIKKMLQASRQDKRLARMRIEKPLEPPKNGLLVPELIPVAYEVLDNWKVLIRGLSQLLNVGTVYGCRKCPQVHVGPVGHQIQDCYGTGSQRRNSHHSWVRGSVNDVLIPIESYHQFDPFGWRVKHETRFDYDRIPAIVELCIQAGVELPQYPSRRRTAPVRMIGKKVIDRGGFVDGPKPHRSEDCISLLAELDTFSNQQGQSSTPSNVEELAEKTLKAYLNVQRGVARLMRKYTVKTCGYCSEVHVGPWGHNVKLCGAFKHQWRDGKHGWQDAVVDDVIPPNYVWHVRDPTGPPLRSSLRSFYGKAPAVVELCVQAGAEIPEEYRPMMRADVVIPDSEEARLAA
- the LOC4336988 gene encoding cysteine-rich and transmembrane domain-containing protein WIH2, translating into MSYQGPPPGTAAYPPPGTGYPPPAYGAPPPVAADYGGYQQQQPPPPPQDSQSRGDGFLKGCCAALCCCCLLDMCF
- the LOC4336987 gene encoding lecithin-cholesterol acyltransferase-like 4 — translated: MAVLEDLIRAIELWLRIAKEQVPLVDPTLDPVLLVPGIGGSILEAVDEAGKKERVWVRILAADHEFRAHLWSKFDASTGKTVSVDEKTNIVVPEDRYGLYAIDTLDPDMIIGDDSVCYYHDMIVQMIKWGYQEGKTLFGFGYDFRQSNRLSETLDRFSRKLESVYIASGEKKINLITHSMGGLLVKCFMSLHSDVFEKYIKSWIAIAAPFQGAPGYITTSLLNGMSFVEGWESRFFISKWSMQQLLLECPSIYELLANSTFQWEDTPYLQIWRQKLDTNGKKSAMLESYEPDEAIKMIREALSKHEIISDGMHIPLPLDMDILRWAKETQDVLCNAKLPKSVKFYNIYGTDYDTAHTVRYGSEHHPISNLSDLLYTQGNYICVDGDGSVPVESAKADGLDAVARVGVAADHRGIVCDRHVFRIIQHWLHAGEPDPFYDPLNDYVILPTAFEIEKYHEKHGDITSVREDWEIISHRDDESKRPAELPPMFNTLSASREGEDGSLEEAQATIFVHPESKGRQHVEVRAVGVTHDG